The following coding sequences are from one Vulpes vulpes isolate BD-2025 chromosome 12, VulVul3, whole genome shotgun sequence window:
- the LOC112924815 gene encoding asialoglycoprotein receptor 1-like isoform X2, with translation MTIRIFSIWTMRTMTITSDKAQPSAPGRSSSSGDTAWPLVPPAPQPLLRRLCSGPCLLLLSLGLSVLLLVVVCVIGSQNSKLWGELQALRETFSNFTASTEVEVKALSSQGGNVGRKMKSLESQLEKQQKDLSEDHSDLLLHVKQFVSDLRSLSCQIVALHGNGSTLTCCPVNWLEYEGSCYWFSRSGKSWPEADKYCQLESAHLVVVNSREEQKFIQHHMGPVNTWMGLTDQSGPWKWVDGTDYETGFKNWRPEQPDDWYGHGLGGGEDCAHFTDDGRWNDDVCQRPYRWVCEAARDPATYGPPLP, from the exons ATGACTATCAGGATCTTCAGCATCTGGACAATGAGGACAATGACCATCACCTCAGACAAG gcTCAGCCCTCAGCTCCGGGGAGGTCCAGCAGCTCCGGTGACACAGCGTGGCCGCTAG TGCCACCCGCCCCCCAGCCACTCCTGAGGAGGCTCTGCTCTGGaccctgcctcctcctgctgtccctgggcctcagtgtcctgcTGCTGGTGGTCGTCTGCGTCATCGGATCCCAGA ACTCCAAGCTGTGGGGGGAGCTGCAGGCTCTGAGGGAAACTTTCAGCAACTTCACGGCAAGCACCGAGGTCGAAGTCAAGGCTCTGAGCAGCCAGG GAGGAAATGTGGGCAGAAAGATGAAATCCCTGGAGTCTCAGctggagaagcagcagaaggatCTGAGTGAAG ATCACTCGGACCTGCTGCTGCACGTGAAGCAGTTCGTGTCGGACCTGCGAAGCCTGAGCTGTCAGATTGTGGCGCTCCATGGCAACG GCTCCACGCTGACCTGCTGCCCCGTCAACTGGCTGGAGTACGAGGGCAGCTGCTACTGGTTCTCCCGCTCTGGGAAGTCCTGGCCCGAGGCCGACAAGTACTGCCAGCTGGAGAGTGCGCACCTGGTGGTCGTCAACTCCAGGGAGGAGCAG aAGTTCATCCAGCACCACATGGGGCCCGTGAACACCTGGATGGGCCTCACGGACCAGAGTGGGCCCTGGAAGTGGGTGGACGGGACGGACTACGAGACCGGCTTCAA GAACTGGAGGCCCGAGCAGCCAGACGACTGGTACGGGCACGGGCTCGGGGGCGGCGAGGACTGCGCGCACTTCACGGACGACGGCCGCTGGAACGACGACGTGTGCCAGAGGCCCTACCGCTGGGTGTGCGAGGCGGCGCGCGACCCCGCCACCTATGGGCCTCCTCTCCCCTAA
- the LOC112924815 gene encoding asialoglycoprotein receptor 1-like isoform X1 has protein sequence MRTMTITSDKAQPSAPGRSSSSGDTAWPLVPPAPQPLLRRLCSGPCLLLLSLGLSVLLLVVVCVIGSQNSKLWGELQALRETFSNFTASTEVEVKALSSQGGNVGRKMKSLESQLEKQQKDLSEDHSDLLLHVKQFVSDLRSLSCQIVALHGNGSTLTCCPVNWLEYEGSCYWFSRSGKSWPEADKYCQLESAHLVVVNSREEQKFIQHHMGPVNTWMGLTDQSGPWKWVDGTDYETGFKNWRPEQPDDWYGHGLGGGEDCAHFTDDGRWNDDVCQRPYRWVCEAARDPATYGPPLP, from the exons ATGAGGACAATGACCATCACCTCAGACAAG gcTCAGCCCTCAGCTCCGGGGAGGTCCAGCAGCTCCGGTGACACAGCGTGGCCGCTAG TGCCACCCGCCCCCCAGCCACTCCTGAGGAGGCTCTGCTCTGGaccctgcctcctcctgctgtccctgggcctcagtgtcctgcTGCTGGTGGTCGTCTGCGTCATCGGATCCCAGA ACTCCAAGCTGTGGGGGGAGCTGCAGGCTCTGAGGGAAACTTTCAGCAACTTCACGGCAAGCACCGAGGTCGAAGTCAAGGCTCTGAGCAGCCAGG GAGGAAATGTGGGCAGAAAGATGAAATCCCTGGAGTCTCAGctggagaagcagcagaaggatCTGAGTGAAG ATCACTCGGACCTGCTGCTGCACGTGAAGCAGTTCGTGTCGGACCTGCGAAGCCTGAGCTGTCAGATTGTGGCGCTCCATGGCAACG GCTCCACGCTGACCTGCTGCCCCGTCAACTGGCTGGAGTACGAGGGCAGCTGCTACTGGTTCTCCCGCTCTGGGAAGTCCTGGCCCGAGGCCGACAAGTACTGCCAGCTGGAGAGTGCGCACCTGGTGGTCGTCAACTCCAGGGAGGAGCAG aAGTTCATCCAGCACCACATGGGGCCCGTGAACACCTGGATGGGCCTCACGGACCAGAGTGGGCCCTGGAAGTGGGTGGACGGGACGGACTACGAGACCGGCTTCAA GAACTGGAGGCCCGAGCAGCCAGACGACTGGTACGGGCACGGGCTCGGGGGCGGCGAGGACTGCGCGCACTTCACGGACGACGGCCGCTGGAACGACGACGTGTGCCAGAGGCCCTACCGCTGGGTGTGCGAGGCGGCGCGCGACCCCGCCACCTATGGGCCTCCTCTCCCCTAA
- the LOC112924815 gene encoding asialoglycoprotein receptor 1-like isoform X3, whose translation MTNDYQDLQHLDNEDNDHHLRQVPPAPQPLLRRLCSGPCLLLLSLGLSVLLLVVVCVIGSQNSKLWGELQALRETFSNFTASTEVEVKALSSQGGNVGRKMKSLESQLEKQQKDLSEDHSDLLLHVKQFVSDLRSLSCQIVALHGNGSTLTCCPVNWLEYEGSCYWFSRSGKSWPEADKYCQLESAHLVVVNSREEQKFIQHHMGPVNTWMGLTDQSGPWKWVDGTDYETGFKNWRPEQPDDWYGHGLGGGEDCAHFTDDGRWNDDVCQRPYRWVCEAARDPATYGPPLP comes from the exons ATGACAAATGACTATCAGGATCTTCAGCATCTGGACAATGAGGACAATGACCATCACCTCAGACAAG TGCCACCCGCCCCCCAGCCACTCCTGAGGAGGCTCTGCTCTGGaccctgcctcctcctgctgtccctgggcctcagtgtcctgcTGCTGGTGGTCGTCTGCGTCATCGGATCCCAGA ACTCCAAGCTGTGGGGGGAGCTGCAGGCTCTGAGGGAAACTTTCAGCAACTTCACGGCAAGCACCGAGGTCGAAGTCAAGGCTCTGAGCAGCCAGG GAGGAAATGTGGGCAGAAAGATGAAATCCCTGGAGTCTCAGctggagaagcagcagaaggatCTGAGTGAAG ATCACTCGGACCTGCTGCTGCACGTGAAGCAGTTCGTGTCGGACCTGCGAAGCCTGAGCTGTCAGATTGTGGCGCTCCATGGCAACG GCTCCACGCTGACCTGCTGCCCCGTCAACTGGCTGGAGTACGAGGGCAGCTGCTACTGGTTCTCCCGCTCTGGGAAGTCCTGGCCCGAGGCCGACAAGTACTGCCAGCTGGAGAGTGCGCACCTGGTGGTCGTCAACTCCAGGGAGGAGCAG aAGTTCATCCAGCACCACATGGGGCCCGTGAACACCTGGATGGGCCTCACGGACCAGAGTGGGCCCTGGAAGTGGGTGGACGGGACGGACTACGAGACCGGCTTCAA GAACTGGAGGCCCGAGCAGCCAGACGACTGGTACGGGCACGGGCTCGGGGGCGGCGAGGACTGCGCGCACTTCACGGACGACGGCCGCTGGAACGACGACGTGTGCCAGAGGCCCTACCGCTGGGTGTGCGAGGCGGCGCGCGACCCCGCCACCTATGGGCCTCCTCTCCCCTAA